In Panacibacter ginsenosidivorans, the following proteins share a genomic window:
- a CDS encoding outer membrane lipoprotein-sorting protein, with protein sequence MRTYLLTLFAFFIVTIAKAQTADEIIAKHIDAVGGKDLIAKITSLYVESSTAVMGNDAPTKTTVIAGKGYKNETDFNGQNIVQAVTDKSGWMINPFAGASDATAMSDDDFKIASDDIYLPDPLINYAANGAKVELIGQEKIGEINAYKIKYTNKYNAETVFYIDPATYYVIETVKKGMAMGQEVTVITTLSDYQKTDYGIFMPYAVNIDMGQFTLDITRKKVEINGSVDEKIFDMPGK encoded by the coding sequence ATGAGAACTTACCTGCTCACCTTATTCGCGTTTTTTATTGTAACGATCGCCAAAGCACAAACTGCCGATGAAATAATTGCAAAACATATTGATGCAGTAGGCGGAAAAGACCTCATAGCAAAAATAACTTCTCTGTATGTAGAAAGCAGTACTGCCGTTATGGGCAATGATGCACCCACAAAAACAACCGTAATAGCTGGCAAAGGCTACAAAAATGAAACAGATTTTAACGGGCAAAACATTGTACAGGCAGTAACTGATAAAAGCGGCTGGATGATCAACCCTTTTGCAGGTGCTTCTGATGCAACAGCAATGTCTGATGATGATTTCAAAATTGCATCAGACGACATTTATCTTCCCGATCCTTTGATAAATTATGCAGCCAATGGCGCTAAAGTAGAATTGATCGGTCAGGAAAAAATAGGAGAAATAAATGCATATAAGATCAAATACACCAATAAGTACAATGCAGAAACTGTTTTTTATATTGATCCTGCAACCTATTATGTTATTGAAACTGTGAAGAAGGGTATGGCAATGGGCCAGGAAGTAACTGTAATCACTACACTTTCGGATTATCAAAAAACAGATTATGGCATTTTTATGCCATACGCTGTAAACATAGATATGGGGCAATTTACTTTAGATATAACGAGAAAGAAAGTTGAGATCAATGGATCTGTCGATGAAAAGATTTTTGATATGCCTGGTAAATAG
- a CDS encoding TonB-dependent receptor, with amino-acid sequence MRRFLLVVCAMIVTADLMAQFPGAAPGGKGNAQAMNIGHIYGKIVDSLGKPVSEVSVLLLQTKFDTVSKKKKELLLNGLTTKANGEFSFEQLPLFGQLKLKISAVGFKPVEQAVAFQMKMDPNATKPGAGATQQMSGMSNMLNNVDKDLGNISLVQDEKQLAGVTVTASTSALKMDIDKKVFNVDKNIVSAGGTALDVMKNVPSLQVDIDGNVKLRNAAPQIYIDGRPTTLSLDQIPADAIESVEVITNPSAKYDASGGNAGILNIVLKKNKKTGYNGNLMAGVDRRGGVNGGGNFNVREGKINLSAAVMVNQMRNRTTGTTDRLNFGDTQAHVYQSNLNKTNGGFMFGRVGLDYFVTNRTTLSLAVIKVHGEFKPNETIDITTDSIFKTGAVASSYSQRFSNSTRQFNATGLQGGMKYNFPKAGEELTVDGNFFNGKNEGNSMYTTNYYEGGIAGGSQLQQVISSGGNRFLTLQTDYVKPITDKTKLETGLRAQMNRIKNDNETFIQGVGGSEFIKIPSATNNYSNHDNVYAAYVSFTSSIKDFGYKVGLRAESSNYKGELSNTGETFSNKYPVSLFPSVFFSQKLKNKQEVQLSYTRRVRRPNFFQLIPYVDYTDSLSIRKGNPNLKPEFTNSLEMSYTKTLKGNNTILTSIYFKQTTDLITNYLDKSINPVTGNEDLISTYVNANSSYSYGAEATSVNYLKKWWDLTANINIYNSKINTDNINGTSQAAIWSWFGKINNNFKLPKNFTIQLSGDYQSKTNLPVNNNTGQMGPPMSQAQSSSQGYIRPFWGVDMAFKKTFLKNNAAAITLSISDIFKTRKQDQYSYSEYFTQNYYRLNNPQMVRLNFTYRFGKMDVALFKRQNMKSQGEGMQGATQGMQ; translated from the coding sequence ATGAGAAGGTTTTTACTAGTTGTATGTGCGATGATAGTGACTGCTGATCTTATGGCACAATTTCCTGGTGCAGCACCCGGAGGCAAAGGCAATGCACAGGCAATGAATATTGGTCATATCTATGGTAAGATAGTGGATAGCCTTGGCAAACCGGTTAGTGAAGTTTCTGTATTGCTGCTGCAAACAAAATTTGATACCGTTTCTAAAAAGAAAAAAGAATTATTGCTAAATGGTCTGACCACTAAAGCAAATGGTGAATTTAGCTTTGAGCAACTTCCATTGTTTGGTCAGCTAAAATTAAAGATATCTGCTGTAGGTTTTAAACCGGTAGAGCAAGCCGTTGCATTCCAAATGAAAATGGATCCTAATGCAACAAAGCCCGGTGCAGGCGCCACACAACAAATGAGTGGCATGAGCAATATGCTGAACAATGTAGATAAAGACCTTGGCAATATATCTCTTGTACAAGATGAAAAACAGCTTGCGGGTGTAACAGTTACGGCATCTACTTCAGCATTAAAAATGGATATTGATAAAAAAGTATTTAATGTAGACAAGAATATTGTAAGTGCCGGTGGCACAGCTTTGGATGTGATGAAAAATGTACCATCACTACAGGTAGATATTGATGGTAATGTAAAACTGCGCAATGCCGCACCACAGATATATATTGATGGACGGCCTACAACTTTATCACTCGATCAGATACCTGCAGATGCTATTGAAAGTGTAGAAGTAATTACAAATCCTTCGGCAAAATATGATGCTTCTGGTGGTAACGCCGGAATATTAAATATTGTTTTGAAGAAAAATAAAAAGACTGGTTATAATGGTAATCTGATGGCAGGTGTTGACAGGCGTGGCGGTGTAAATGGTGGTGGTAATTTTAATGTAAGAGAGGGAAAAATAAATTTATCTGCTGCAGTAATGGTAAACCAGATGCGTAACAGAACAACGGGCACTACTGACCGTTTAAATTTTGGCGATACACAGGCACATGTTTACCAGAGTAATCTTAATAAAACCAATGGTGGGTTTATGTTTGGCAGAGTGGGGCTTGATTATTTTGTTACCAACAGAACTACATTATCGCTTGCTGTAATAAAGGTGCATGGTGAATTCAAGCCCAACGAAACTATTGATATTACTACCGATAGTATTTTCAAAACAGGTGCTGTGGCAAGCAGTTACAGTCAAAGATTTTCAAACAGCACCAGACAATTTAACGCTACAGGTTTGCAGGGTGGCATGAAATATAATTTTCCTAAAGCAGGTGAGGAACTAACAGTTGACGGAAACTTTTTTAATGGTAAGAATGAAGGGAATTCTATGTACACCACCAATTATTATGAAGGAGGTATTGCTGGTGGTTCACAATTGCAACAAGTGATCAGCAGCGGGGGCAACAGGTTTCTTACTTTACAGACCGATTATGTGAAACCTATAACTGATAAGACAAAATTAGAAACTGGGTTACGTGCACAAATGAACAGGATTAAGAACGATAACGAAACATTTATCCAGGGCGTTGGAGGTTCTGAATTTATAAAGATACCTTCTGCTACCAATAACTATAGCAACCACGATAATGTTTACGCAGCGTATGTTTCATTTACAAGTTCTATAAAGGATTTTGGGTATAAAGTTGGTTTGCGTGCAGAGAGCTCCAATTATAAAGGTGAGCTGAGTAATACGGGAGAGACATTCAGTAACAAATATCCTGTGAGCTTATTTCCATCCGTATTCTTTAGTCAGAAACTGAAAAATAAGCAGGAAGTGCAGTTGAGTTATACACGCAGGGTAAGAAGGCCAAATTTCTTTCAGTTGATACCTTATGTTGATTATACAGACAGTCTTAGTATAAGAAAAGGAAACCCGAATTTAAAGCCTGAGTTTACCAACTCTCTCGAAATGTCTTATACAAAAACATTGAAGGGAAATAATACCATTCTTACTTCAATTTATTTTAAACAAACAACAGACCTGATCACCAATTACCTGGATAAATCTATTAACCCTGTTACAGGTAATGAAGACCTTATCAGTACTTATGTAAATGCTAATTCAAGTTACAGTTATGGTGCAGAAGCAACTTCTGTAAACTATCTTAAAAAGTGGTGGGATCTTACAGCCAATATAAACATATATAATTCTAAGATCAATACAGATAATATCAATGGCACTTCGCAGGCTGCAATCTGGAGTTGGTTTGGAAAGATCAATAACAACTTTAAATTGCCAAAGAATTTTACCATACAGTTAAGTGGAGACTACCAAAGCAAAACGAACCTTCCTGTGAATAATAACACAGGTCAAATGGGGCCACCAATGTCGCAGGCACAGTCTTCATCACAAGGTTATATCAGACCATTCTGGGGCGTGGATATGGCTTTCAAGAAAACTTTTCTTAAGAACAATGCTGCTGCAATTACACTTAGTATCAGCGACATTTTTAAAACACGTAAACAGGATCAATATTCGTACAGCGAATACTTTACACAGAATTACTATCGCTTAAATAATCCACAGATGGTGCGGTTGAATTTCACGTATCGTTTTGGAAAAATGGATGTGGCTTTATTCAAGCGCCAGAATATGAAGAGCCAGGGCGAAGGTATGCAGGGTGCTACACAGGGAATGCAATAA
- a CDS encoding D-alanine--D-alanine ligase — protein MKKRIALVTGGYSGEAQISYKSAITVAQNVDREKFDLYTIDICKEGWLYDDGKGNRTPVDMNDFSINFDGNKLTFDAALMCIHGNPGEDGKLQGYFDMLKIPYTSCDAATSALTFNKRYTVAVAAFSGIRVARSVLLIKNRFTNPEEIINNLQFPVFVKPNNGGSSIGMSKVNNASEELGAAIEKAFNEDDQVLVEEFIQGRELTIGVFRKNNEIITLPMTEIISQKEFFDFEAKYLGKSEEITPAEVDETVAEKIRAAAKKIYQVFNCKGIVRIDFIYNEKAAEPFMLEINTVPGQSEASLVPQQVKAMGWTLKEFYTAVIEEAFV, from the coding sequence ATGAAAAAAAGAATTGCATTGGTTACCGGTGGATATAGTGGCGAGGCCCAGATAAGTTATAAAAGCGCTATTACCGTTGCACAAAATGTGGACAGAGAAAAATTTGACCTTTATACAATTGATATATGCAAAGAAGGCTGGTTATATGATGATGGCAAAGGCAATCGTACGCCTGTTGATATGAATGATTTTTCTATAAATTTTGATGGCAATAAGCTAACTTTTGATGCAGCTTTGATGTGCATTCACGGCAACCCCGGCGAAGATGGCAAACTGCAGGGCTATTTTGATATGCTGAAAATTCCTTACACCAGTTGCGATGCTGCAACCAGTGCCTTGACCTTTAATAAAAGGTATACAGTTGCGGTTGCAGCATTCAGTGGCATTCGTGTGGCCCGTTCTGTATTGCTTATAAAGAACAGGTTTACGAATCCTGAAGAAATCATTAATAATTTACAGTTCCCTGTTTTTGTAAAACCCAATAACGGCGGATCGAGCATTGGGATGAGTAAAGTAAACAATGCATCGGAAGAACTAGGTGCAGCAATTGAGAAAGCATTTAATGAAGATGACCAGGTATTGGTGGAAGAATTTATACAAGGCCGAGAATTAACGATCGGTGTATTCAGAAAAAATAATGAAATCATTACATTGCCGATGACAGAGATCATCTCTCAAAAAGAGTTCTTTGATTTTGAAGCAAAATACCTTGGTAAAAGTGAAGAAATAACACCTGCAGAGGTAGATGAAACTGTTGCAGAAAAAATAAGAGCAGCAGCCAAAAAAATTTACCAGGTATTTAACTGTAAAGGTATTGTGAGAATTGATTTCATATACAATGAAAAAGCTGCGGAACCGTTTATGCTGGAGATCAATACCGTGCCGGGGCAAAGTGAAGCCAGTCTTGTGCCGCAACAGGTAAAAGCCATGGGCTGGACACTGAAAGAATTTTATACAGCAGTAATTGAAGAAGCATTTGTGTAG
- a CDS encoding porin family protein — MKRIMLGASIVALAMIMNTSNAQDSKSHYTMPKMGIKGGLSLTGISNFEGDQRVTAHAGIFVHHTINKNWCFQPELLYSAQGQKYMTDEGQKRVLALDYIQAPFMMQYYPAKRFYVEMGPQVGLLINSKTKNAPTGEDKIAVDGGYRKVDLGVNAGLGVNFTDHFGIYGRYTQGLVDVTKSSEAYKLNTGVQIGAAVRF; from the coding sequence ATGAAAAGAATTATGTTAGGGGCATCAATAGTTGCATTGGCTATGATCATGAATACATCGAATGCCCAGGATAGCAAAAGCCATTATACAATGCCTAAAATGGGTATTAAAGGTGGTCTTAGTCTTACAGGTATTTCAAACTTTGAAGGTGACCAAAGAGTTACAGCACATGCAGGTATATTTGTTCATCATACCATTAATAAAAACTGGTGCTTTCAACCTGAATTATTGTACTCTGCACAAGGACAAAAGTATATGACAGATGAAGGCCAGAAAAGAGTTTTGGCACTTGATTATATACAAGCGCCATTTATGATGCAATATTATCCTGCAAAAAGATTTTATGTAGAAATGGGGCCGCAGGTGGGTTTATTGATAAACTCAAAAACAAAGAACGCTCCGACGGGTGAGGATAAAATTGCAGTAGATGGAGGATATCGTAAAGTTGATTTGGGTGTTAATGCAGGATTAGGCGTAAACTTTACTGATCATTTTGGTATATACGGCAGGTATACACAAGGCCTTGTTGATGTAACAAAATCATCAGAAGCGTATAAGTTAAATACCGGTGTACAGATAGGTGCTGCGGTAAGATTTTAA